The sequence gtgcaaagggttcctgagacccaaaagtttgaaaaccactggcttaaaccgACAAAATTGTCCATGattcttcagtgtatcttctaatctgttgatggagagaggacagcaagggttgctttacttttttcctttcacaactcaatggtgctgggacaactggggtatccacatagaaaaggatggactggacccttcctcaccctacACGCAAAGCTCAACATGGTTCCAATGTAAGGAGCTGActgagacccattctgtcagtctgctgggtaccataacggacaccacagaccgtgcgacttagacaatagcatcttatttcctttttactggagactggaagcctgggatcaaggtgAGGGGGGCAgggttggattctctggggcctcaccccatgctgtgtagacagcttcttctctgtgtcctcacaggtttcTCTCACGTGTATGCAGCACTGAGGACTGTGTCTAAATTCTCttaaaagaacaccagtcatactggatcaggccctacttttaagatcttatgggacctaaattgccaagttaaaggccctgtatgtaaatacagtgacattttgggtttctggggttgtgactttaacatggaatcttgggggagggggacagttcagctcataacacctttaggggagaatcctggagaaactgttaggttggattaggcaatgtttccttggctgagacgtctaaagctataacaagcaactgaagggaaaaagacggtatcaaaattaaaaatgttcaattcagaggatactattaaagtaaaatgacaacccacagaacaggatacatGATCACGATAAGGacctgatatcaagaatatattcaaaaactcttaataaaaatccaatttaaaaatggacaaaggatttgaatagacactctccaaagaaagacatatcaatgccttaaaaagcacatgagatgtttagcagaattcgtcatcttagaaatggaaatcaaaaccaccgtgAAATAACACTTCACAACCACCGTGATGGGTGGGTAAAaccccagtattggacagtgacatgttggtgaattggggaaaactgaaatcttgatatattgctagtgggaggggaagtaaaatggtgcagttgatttggaaaagtccgacagttcctcagaaaagcatgaaatcaccgtacgacccagcaatttcactcctagccaTATgctcaagaaaactgaaaacattttttccaaaaaGTATGTCATGCCtgaatcttcacagcagcattattcatagtagtagaaacagtccaggtgtctgtcaaccggtcactcactgagattccactcaccttagacgtgaaagatgtcagcaccgaaggtcacaccaaaggtcatgcactgtacgattctcctcacaacaggtgtccagaatgggcaaatccagagaaaaggaagttggctggtgattgccaggggctggtagaaggaaggagccaggtgctgactcttaatgggttcaaggtttctttggcctgtggtgaaaaagtcccggaattacatactagtggttgatgtgcagcttttagaatatgctaaaaagactgaattgtattctttaatattggggctttttgtgctttgtaaattgcttttcaatttaaaaaggaattcaagAAGTTATTTGGTGTTGATATGATagtatccaaaacaagttactatgtaactcacgtccccagagttaaacttcattttctgaggatcttgaagtgtttgaggctaggagacacaacgatcctatactgtatgttacaccccatcttactgatttctatctcacataaccatATTCAGGAAAAACCGACATGTAAAtgtgagctgaatgctatgcagaggcacattcctcttacccggatgatctttagcggtacagtaagagatgagatcatagcaacgttagtttagttagtttaatttccatggcaacaggaatttggcacatGGGATGAGTTAGATctccctgcacagctcctaacggggttgcccatttctgtgtggtgtctgtgtatattctcgctgtggaaataagtgctagcacctgcacaaacacttgtCCGGAAGCGCACAcgaagctggtgaaggcagaggacaggcgagagggaagcatggctcagccctggcaaagaagaTCGTTATTCCAAACGCAAAATATTCAGGAACACAATCCTTGGGAAGACTGGTGATGTCTTTAGACCTCACCACTATCGGGTTGTATCTGTGCAGCCAGTTACCAGAGCCGCAGAACGGCGTGTGTTGGTATTGGTGTCATCACTCAACGattctgacttttcctggtgctgaggatgaCTGCATATGGCAGAAGCAAAGTGCTAATCTAGCACAGGTCATCATATCCAAGTTCTTTTCTATGAAGGCGGGCAGGGTTAGgaaccaccccaccccactccccaatcctataagaactgggatctgatgatctgtgctgtCGAGAGAGGCAGGGTTAGAACACCTCATTCCTcaatcccattgttgaaaataatagttggattgggagggtttttactcctaaggttgaagccgtgcatttctggagcctgggctgtcagtcatggtggctggggaatgctggggctgCGGTTGTCTGGCTGCCGGTAGCCCTGCTGGTGGGTCCTCCCTCTTTGACAccgttcatttctgaagcttgctttccccggtgttggaagtagcagcactggaAGAATGGCCGCCTTCCTACAGTGAAGCTctggcaggagaggagaagatACGGAGCGTCTGTTCAAGGACGTGACGTTCTGGGCACTGCACCATGCGTTCTGCTTCTCAGCTGTGCCTCCtggttgatgttaccatcacctggcatttcCCAGGAGGTAACTCGCGAATGCCACACTGATGGAACAGTGCGGCTCGAGTCCAGGGCCGCTGGAGCACATCAGCAAGGTCAGGCTGGACGCatgtgcttgctgacaggaaaatgacaggaaatgacatgtcagttcaggaaaatgacaggaaatgtcatgtcagttcaggaaaatgacaggaaatgtgttTGCTGACAGAAAAATGACAGGAAGACGACAGGAAAGAGGCCCATGAGGAGAGGAACCAGTAGATTCAAGGCAGTTAACCGAAGGAGCGAGCCATCACAGGCTGGGAGGACACCCCAGCCACAGTGGATGTCAGCGGTGGTGGCTGGACTCGGGGTCCGTGAATGTTGCAtgatcgaacgtgtttggtacattctcagctcctgcccaggtgcctcccaagcatcaggtgttgtggctccccacacccttcccatctgtgtgtagcatgaccaccaccttcctaccGTGTGTTTGTCCTATCACGGCTGCTGTGCCTAACGGacgctttgctttccagctactttcctataaccaaagcccttgaacgactttgcgtttcagagacgacagggtattagtttttcatgattgctctgaggattgCCGAAAGCAAATGTAACTTACAGGATGGAAGATATTGGAgacagtaattatagatgacttttctcagttttttgattgtggtaaagttacacagcactctatttttaagtgtatggttttgtggcattaagtgtgttcacactgtcGTGCTGCgatcaccgccatccatctccagtACTTTCTggtctccccacgcttgaaactcggtctaccaaacactagctctcctcccgccccagctctggtaagcactacaggttgcttacaaaataagctttttcagtaagagaaggggcaaggaaaagagctctaaagactgtcttgagatttgaggaagtgttttaggttttgttgtGTGGTTCCCGgtgtaaaggaactattgaagacgtgggaaggcgaaggtctgtgatctcaggaagtgctgggctgggcagctttcccactgtgacgggggcacttgccctcaaacctgcctgagataatcgcgtgaggatggtgctgcattgtgacagctctgaacttggtcCCCTTGAACGTTGCCAGgtacataagctttggcggttaccgtctagtgtctgtgggagacctagaatttgaacattgttgactttagGACACACTCATtttataacactctacctgttctcatcaataggaaatatgctgtgtccttttttttttttttttttttgagagggagtctcgctctgtcgcccaggctggggtgcagtggccggatctcagctcactgcaagctccgcctcctggatttacgccattctcctgcctcagcctcccgagtagctgggactacaggcgcccgccacctcgcccggttaggtttttttttttttttttttcgtattttttagtagagatggggtttcaccgtgttagccaggatggtctcgatctcctgacctcgtgatccgcccgtcttggccccccaaagtgctgggattacaggtttgagccaccgcgcccggccttttttttttttttcccttaatattctgtgttgctgtaacagtagttgcagcggacgctacttctggttcatggtcatcaccaaacacaagcttcaggaaaccgtgtgaaaaatgaaggggaaagtgcttttctgcaaagggcttttttgaacatcttgtttttttctggaatatatgTTTTGGTGTAAAACGTTTTCATATTTAGGGGTTTGTAACGTGTTTTATACTGGTTAgctttgaaaccccatgtttttgcatgccatggggctgctttatcctgttattctatgatatagcaggttggcaaaactattggttatttcactttaaaaaccaaagcagcttacagaTTGAGTGTGATTCTTGTAAGAATTTcattgtaaaattgatttgtgttcaacaagcttactggaatggctagatccgtggacaaaaagataagaacatgtcaagtctctgggccaggaaggacttccaaataatacaagtgatacacattaatttcttaacaaaagattagatttagtacataactgtttaaaacctccatattttctattatagccattccacagtgcccatgggggtgggctgcaggactgcctatggaatcCAAAGTCTTTGGGCGTTGAGGTCCCTGCAATAAAATGGcatcgtgtttgcatatgacatatgcacatcctcctgcagacagtcatgtcagggttgctcgtaacagcTATACCATGGACATTCCATGCGAGTAgttgtttaaagaataataaagtctgaatgcttagtacaaacacattaaaaaatatgttgatctatggttggttgaatccacaggcctggaaccccgggagagagtacaaactctagaagcaaaacgaacaaagcacttgaggtcagcagtgacgggtgtgggatcacactgaatctcatgtgttttgctgtctgtgtcactgtgtcccgtgtaaacgggaatcatttgtagcttaaggtaaaataggtaacaggaaacactacagaGTGGGCACGAAGGCGCGCCCCTCATTACCCCGTGTTACAGCCAAGCGTCTGCCTCctagggaaggatctgttctgtggggagactagatgttgatgatttccggatgtgtgaagggaaactccctccgagaagcgtggctttggccggagcacatcagacgagagttagcgtggcatggagtttccacagtggccctcaggcctgctgcttctctcctctccccacccctggccctgactcttaccaagggaggcaagttcagctccagctgagccccgcacagggctgtgggtctctagggcaggtgccCACCTTCGCCTGAAcaggctgtgtcagaggagggtctggctgtacttgagctgtgagagatgctctcagagatccagcatcctgaaaacccaggtgctgaaggttcctcctcttccaccatcctgcggggaagggggtcttatcctgcttcccctcaacccaagctgacttcttgtctgttctgtacacctaggttttcagaacagttttgttaatcatctagcagacaaacaaccataaggtgacagcctgggagggtagacgGCGCTGGAAGGTAGTTTCCTGAATAACAgcgttcagtttcctgttttgccatcatttgacccaaggccccaagataattgaaatattgtcagccAAACACCGattttttatctgagttttttttttctttttaagttatgggTGCAAACTTAtaaccagggacctgacaaaagagaaggatttatttgcaaagtgaatgtcggggatggttggcatttgccaactctgactagcagggacccaggctgcttccgtTCTGCCGCCCGACTCCtgaccctccagctcctgcccctgttcccaccagcaggaagaggagcgggaaggtgccttttcccctttaagggggtgaggtgagagttgcacctgccacttagctagtccctggggtgattctccagcatgcgtgggagttgggtttggaggcctgagccccgtgaagctggggttgctgttccctgagcagcaggaaactggactctgggaagtggggtcagagggtagcatCCTCAGGAGGGGCCTCTCGTCCCATTTGACATCTTCAGTGCAAGAGGgggtgtgggcttcatggtccattgacaaatagaacgttacttttttttttttttgaagcacatagaaccctaattcctttggcttttactaaagtggcattttgtaattccacatgatttcattgatatactcgcaggagagaatgcttcctgtaaaccagaaggatcTCTGCGACAGTCCTCGATCCatagagagttcattttcccaaggttatagacacagccttaggaggggttgaggacacactgcggcagcctcaggaggtcctggacatgtgtccaaggtgtttggggcacaacttggtcttacacattttagggagacgtgagacatcaatacATGTGAGACGTACGTTGGTTCAGTCTAGGAAGGATGGACGGCTCGAAGCGGGGAGggatttccaggtcacaggtagatcagacaaatgcatttctggtgcatctttccagaggaagcagtcagatccgcatttatctccgtgtgcagatggtgactttgagttctgtcctctgtccatgaggaatttccttgtggatcggttgtgagggaggtacgtggcttttccccccacccccagtagctgtctctgttaggaagagcatgggaggcaggtttggtcTAAGCTCTGCCTCACCTTGACGTCCCTTtaccttagtgattttggggtcctgagatgtattatcaacttcatgtttctgaacacactggcactctaaacagtgttgtaggaggcatctaacttacttagaagaagaagaatatttgGAAACACTTGAGCACCTTCGTCCTTCAGAGaaccaagcctttgtttagtttgctttgcccTGAGGCTGTTACGCTGTCCCGGGCTGtgcggccttagaaagctgtgcccctggccgggcgcg comes from Macaca fascicularis isolate 582-1 chromosome 10, T2T-MFA8v1.1 and encodes:
- the LOC135965229 gene encoding uncharacterized protein isoform X11, which codes for MVGPVLDSSFQKYVHTEAVQAALAKHKEWKMAVPMPSKRRSLVVQTSMDAYTPPGQRNLEPIKSQHLAPSFYQPLAITSQLPFLWICPFWTPVVRRIVQCMTFGVTFGADIFHV
- the LOC135965229 gene encoding uncharacterized protein isoform X13; this encodes MKNLPEYYVHTEAVQAALAKHKEWKMAVPMPSKRRSLVVQTSMDAYTPPGQRNLEPIKSQHLAPSFYQPLAITSQLPFLWICPFWTPVVRRIVQCMTFGVTFGADIFHV
- the LOC135965229 gene encoding uncharacterized protein isoform X12 codes for the protein MLAGIVTFKMDVHTEAVQAALAKHKEWKMAVPMPSKRRSLVVQTSMDAYTPPGQRNLEPIKSQHLAPSFYQPLAITSQLPFLWICPFWTPVVRRIVQCMTFGVTFGADIFHV